The proteins below are encoded in one region of Myxocyprinus asiaticus isolate MX2 ecotype Aquarium Trade chromosome 13, UBuf_Myxa_2, whole genome shotgun sequence:
- the foxj1a gene encoding forkhead box protein J1-A, with protein sequence MLSMSCTDPWPEGSVGLEEEVVTAAAQAEQLDRSSTEYNSSSDILDDSLTSLQWLQEFSILNASGGQHSSSSSHHQSHFFGNQVGSDAPASPLAGDPASIGMPLTPGKPTAAAFCRVPSLSALPSLVAHGHCPDEVDYKTNPHFKPPYSYATLICMAMQASKKTKITLSCIYKWITDNFCYFRHADPTWQNSIRHNLSLNKCFIKVPRQKDEPGKGGFWKIDPQYAERLLSGAYKKRQMPPVKINPVLQNRVRMNSQTGQVVATTGLSGSLCVSPESHQLLKEFEEATRADQNWDPRLAEATMLSSWVSGKGNKRKQPYAYRTGGSKASRRSSSPLLDMDEQEDLSSLKGNFDWDTLLDSALNGELSLNEGVPLSPIPQDDDLMVRGTHISPLEAPGGVVESHVLMETQRSSEEDFDEETFLATAFLQSSWSDAEEGNRPDFLCSSTVNIDQLFDLGDSLGGDISSKIESLL encoded by the exons ATGCTGTCCATGAGCTGTACGGACCCCTGGCCGGAGGGCTCGGTGGGTCTTGAGGAGGAGGTGGTCACTGCCGCTGCCCAGGCTGAACAGTTAGACAGGAGCTCCACTGAGTACAACAGCAGCTCTGACATTTTAGACGACAGTCTGACCAGCCTTCAATGGCTTCAGGAATTCTCAATTCTCAACGCCAGTGGGGGTCAACACTCATCTTCATCCAGCCATCACCAGAGTCACTTCTTCGGGAACCAAGTAGGCTCGGATGCACCTGCATCTCCTTTAGCCGGAGATCCAGCGTCCATTGGTATGCCATTGACCCCTGGCAAACCAACGGCGGCGGCGTTCTGCAGGGTGCCTTCATTGTCGGCTCTACCCAGCTTGGTTGCACACGGGCACTGTCCGGATGAAGTCGATTATAAGACCAACCCTCATTTCAAGCCTCCTTACTCATATGCAACTCTCATCTGCATGGCCATGCAAGCCAGTAAGAAAACCAAAATCACCCTCTCATGCATCTACAAATGGATCACAGACAACTTCTGTTACTTCCGCCATGCAGATCCCACTTGGCAG AATTCCATCCGCCACAATCTGTCATTGAACAAATGCTTCATTAAAGTCCCAAGACAAAAGGATGAGCCAGGGAAGGGAGGCTTCTGGAAGATCGACCCCCAATACGCAGAACGTCTCCTCAGTGGTGCATACAAGAAACGTCAAATGCCCCCTGTGAAAATCAACCCAGTTCTGCAGAACCGGGTCCGGATGAACTCCCAGACAGGACAAGTTGTGGCCACCACTGGATTGAGTGGAAGTCTTTGTGTGAGTCCTGAGTCCCATCAGCTCCTGAAAGAGTTTGAGGAAGCCACGAGAGCAGATCAGAACTGGGACCCTCGTTTGGCTGAAGCCACCATGCTTAGTAGTTGGGTCTCAGGGAAGGGCAACAAGAGGAAACAGCCTTACGCCTACAGGACTGGTGGAAGCAAAGCTTCACGACGTTCAAGCTCCCCATTGCTGGACATGGACGAGCAAGAAGACTTAAGCTCTCTGAAGGGCAACTTTGACTGGGACACCCTGCTGGACTCAGCCCTTAATGGAGAATTGAGCTTAAATGAAGGGGTTCCTTTGAGCCCAATCCCACAAGATGATGACTTGATGGTTAGGGGCACCCATATCAGCCCTCTTGAAGCTCCTGGTGGTGTAGTTGAGAGCCATGTGTTAATGGAAACACAAAGGAGCAGCGAAGAAGACTTTGATGAGGAAACATTTCTGGCCACAGCATTTCTACAGAGTTCCTGGTCAGATGCAGAAGAAGGCAACCGTCCAGACTTCCTTTGTAGCTCGACAGTCAACATTGATCAACTGTTTGACCTAGGAGACTCTCTTGGAGGTGATATAAGCAGTAAGATCGAGTCTCTCCTTTGA